Genomic DNA from Podospora pseudoanserina strain CBS 124.78 chromosome 4, whole genome shotgun sequence:
GCGGATGAAGTTCTCGATCTTCGCTTCGCTGGGCACATGGCCAGGGGCCAACTTTGCTTCCCAATATTTGTTCGCGCGGGCATTTCCCCAGTTCAATACACTCTGTAGTTGTTCATCGGTCCAGGAGTCGAGGTCGACAGACTTGACACGGCTGATGTGCGTACCCATGCCACGGTGGATGCCCGAGCATCGGATGCATACGAAGACGCCCAGATTCCAACTGGCCCATCTTGGATCTGTTGATTTAAGGGGTCAATATGGCTTGACAACCATAGAGGaatggtgggtgggaaaCCTACGCTTGTTGCGCTTGCAGTCAGCGCACACCTTATTGGCCTCCAATTTCAGAAGGCTCTTGATGGTTTGCTGGTTTTGGAGTGCCCGATCGGCTCCAGGATTTGCCGGTCGTCGAGACATGGCGggctgttttgttttggcaATGTAGAATAGGAAACCGAAGAATCTCGAAACAGGTAGATAATTTCGTGGGCAGATTCAAAATCGCGGGCGTGCCTTTCAGGTGCCTGAAGCCAGATGGCGCTGGAAACAATGCGACAAGGTTACCGGCTGAAGAGGGGCCGCCCAACGCCCCTTATTGATAACCCGCTAAGTGGATTTTGAATAGACCGCTATAAGATGGATACAACGATATTTAGGTAGCCGCATatttcccaccaccttcaagCTTCGCCCagtttccaccacccaacatgGACAGTATAAATCCGTATCACGGCTCTTATACTCTCTTTGGGATCTCAGTAGTCCTGCGATTCAATTTCGAATCATTCTCAACAAGGTGCCACAGACGCGGACAGTTTGTACAACAACAAAGTCACTGTAGACCTACCCATGTATGTTCAAAAAGCTTAAACAGACAACACTGCTCCTCCCGAGGGGCGAGCAGTGACGCAACCAGTTCGAGATTCCAAATAGTGACCTTCAAAGAATATTGATAAATGGCACCCTCCAACGTTCACTCTCACTGCCACATTAGaccctctccaaatccaaaTACCCGTTGATTCCAAACTCACAGCCAAACCGGCTTTGTCTCATCGCCCCTAAAAACCACCGATTTGTCAGTGATCAGCCCCGCTGTATTTCAACCGATTCTCACTCACAGCTTCTAAAGCTTCCGATCTGAGGCCCCCCAGCCCATCCATATAAACCGCATCTcataaccccaacccctctcaCACATTCTTTAAACTCATTCTCATGCGCTCAACACTCAGCCGTCTattcttcaccctctcccacctaACCCGCACCTCTGCACCCCTTCGTAACACTTGctccctccgctccggccCTCCACCACTGAGATCCTCCATGCCCgtcatcccctccttcctcgccagccTCTTCGGAacaaccgccgcctccaacatgtcgtcatcatcatcctaCCCAGACCAACGAACACCAGACCAGTGGCGCGCAGTCCTAAACAAGGAACAATTCCGCATCCTCCGCGAAAAGGGCACCGAACCCCCCGGCTCCGGCAAGTTCGACAAGCACTACCCCACAACCGGAGTCTACACCTGCGCTGGCTGCCACGCCCCCCTCTACAAGGCCTCGCACAAGTTCTCCTCGGGCTGCGGATGGCCCGCCTACTTTGACTCCATCCCTGGAGCCGTCACCCGCCATGAGGACCGCGCCTTCGGCATGCTCCGCACCGAGATTGTCTGCAGCAACTGCGGCGGCCACCTCGGCCACGTCTTCAAGGGGGAAGGCTTCCCCACCCCTACTGACGAGCGTCACTGTGTGAACAGTGTTAGTCTGAGTTTTAGTCCGGATGATGAGcctgtcaagaagaaggagcaggaggagacaAAAGAAAGGGAGGATAAGAGTAAGGTGTAATAAGGGTTGATATTAATAGTtacttttgtttttgtctgCTTATGTGTCCAGCCGTGATTTTTCCAGCTGTCTCTCCTCAAATGAAACTCAAGAAATTCGAGCCAGATACACACTCATTTACAATTACATTGCGCTCTTATTCTCCACatccctcatctccctcactGTCGAAGCAACCACCCTAGTCCATCTTCTGATGAACTCCTCCTGGAAGCCCGACAACACTCTAAATGCCTCTTCCGgatcatcaaccccagcaaTCGcattcctccccttctccatcatATCCTCCCATAACCTCGTCGCATCAACCAGCCCTTCCTGTTGTATCTGCGAGATGCGCAGCAGTGCCTGCATATTGATTTTCCCCGAGTCCGGAGGGGTATGCTTTTGTTGTGCTTGCCTATAGGGAACTATTTCTGTCGAGGTATTTGGATGTGCAGGCACCATTGCAGTACTCGTGGCTGACCTAGTCGATGCCACCGTGGTGATCGCGGTCTGTTGGCTAGATgcctctccagcttcttcctcctctggtaTTCTCAAACCCCCAAACGGCCGTGACGAAGGGTCTTCATAGTCTGACGTAAGAGTCGACGCTTGCGAAATGTTCTCTTGGCTCTCTGATTCACTAATAATTGTCTGCACTCGCTGGAGAAGCCTCCTGGGCACGGATACAGAATAGGAAGAGTCCGGAAGAGGATGTGGGCTGGATATTCCACTGCTAGGCgattgggttgtttggtggtTATCGTCGAGATGTTTCCCAGGAGCAGAGCCGTGCCCTCCTCGAGAGGGTTGGCTTTTCCGTGACCTTGACCGAGAAGACGAAAATGACCCGAGTTTGCTAACCTTGTATATGCCCGCTCCGAGTACTCCAGGGATTCCAatggttgttgctgccgggGATGGCATCACTGGAGGCGACCACTGTCCTTGAGATTGATAACCACCAGGATATCCCACCGGTTGACTTGCAGATCGCTCATAGGTGAGTTGATCTGGTGCTGCGTTGGGATAGTGATATGGTGAATTTGGTGCAATTGAATATGGTGGGCTTGAGCTGTAAGGATGTGAGTGATTTGATGAGCTGTATGGCGAGCTGCGTGGTGGCAGTGGGGGAGACATGGCGTTTGGAGTCGGGTGGTAGTAGACGTTTTGTGATTGGCTGTAAGGCTGGCTCCAAGAATAACTCTGATCCTGCGGCAATTCCTCTTGATAACAGTCGACATTTATCCCTAAATCATCAAATTCCTTCAAGACAGTCTCAAAGTCCGAAGCAACTTTGAGAGTGGCTCTGAGTATTGAGGATCCCTGGGGCACTGAGTATCAGTATCTGAATATACGACATGCCACCAATACTTACATCTTGATTGTTGGAAGGATATCGAACATAAAGAACAGGTTCATGTTGGGCGCGGCGTATGAATTGCTCTGGTGCACCGTTGTCTGTAGGCTCCTCCGACGGACGAAAGTCTGCAAGGTCGAGCTTGACCAGTTCCTCAGCCCTGTCTTTAACATGGACCATCAAGTAATTTCGCCATAGAGGCATCCGAAGTCGCGAGCCATCGACTGGTCTACGAGGAACAAGATCGAGTTGCGGCTTCAGCACCAGCTGCGGGTCTTTATAGAAGCTTGATCTGCCATTAAAGCGGACATCCTGCAATTCGAATCTGCGTATTGGTCTTCTAGGCTGTGGCGTGGGCTTCGCAGCAGGCATGGCCGGATATTTGGAGCGCGAGGAACATTGGGAGAGAGGGTTGATGCAAGTCGAAGAACATTCATGACATGTTCAAAAGACAAGGTCTCAATTCATTGCTGGCCCCCCAATTATGCGCTTCAAACTGAACAGCCGGACTTTATTACCCCACACAGCAGGTTTTATGGGAAGGTACGATGAAGGCCATCTCGTCATCTTGGAAGGCACGACTGAGTTTCATGTGGAGCGAAGGTctgaggaaggggggttgatggtaAGCCCTTAGCTTAGCAACTGGAGTAGGTAAATTACCAAATATGTATGCAGCCATTCTGATGCCAATTACATGGGAAATAAAGGAACAATCCCCCTTGGAACCCCATTTCATTCATCTCACCCTTAGGCCTCAAAATGGTCAAGAGAGCAGGTGTGAGAGGTTGAGAGCATTAAGGGGAGAGATGCTCCTCTGTATGGTCTGTGCATGTAACAcgacggtgatggtctgTGCGTCTCTTGGCATATATCTCCAGCCATCGTTGCTCGTCAAAAAATCCCAGTGCACGTCAATTGAAGTCAGCAACCCGCGTCGCATCACGGCAGCAGCTGGCTGGAGACAAAACACCACCTGTTTTCTCGACCAACATTTGCACATTCTTCACAGCAGTCACGTTTCCGATCCCAGGTAGCGGAACTGATTACCGCATGGTATAGCGACTTATAACACTAGAACCCGATCACTGTCAATTCCCCAGCACACTCGACAGCATCTGGACGCTGAGCTGCGTCTCGATGCGCCAAGATGGCCCCGACCAAACCCATCGTTGAGCATACTGTCGACCGAACCCCCGAATATGAAAAGTTCCTCGAGGAGCTTCGCGACTTCCATGAGAAGCGTGGGACCCATCTTGACCCCGAGCCCAAGATGGGAAACCTGAGTGTCGACCTGTACAAGCTGTTCAACTACATCGTGCAAAATGGTGGCTATGACAAGGTCTCGGATGAGAAGCTGATGTGGCGGAAGATGTGCGAAGGGTTGGGACTCATGCGACACAACGCCCCGGCCGACGCGTATACGTTGAAACAAATATTCTACAAGAACCTTGCCGCCTTCGAGATCAAGAAAATCCACAACAAGgagcctcctccgccagagATCCTCGAATTTACGACCGCCAAGGGAGGATCGCTACTGACACGCACATTGGAGAACTTTGTCGCAAAGGGGAGAAACGATAGGGAGGACTCTGAGGATGGAAGTACGCCGGGCAGAGAGCGTCCTGTCGCCGAGACTCCTGCATCAGGCCGCGCCTCCCGGGGCCTCAGGGAAGCTCCTGCACCGAGGGTTATTTTCCATCCCGACACCAATTCCTCACGCCAGACCCGTCACGCATCTGGAGCGCAGCAAATAGGTACCCCCTCGTCCAACTCCCACTCTCACAACAACTCTGCGATTGCTCAAAATCCTGGAAACTCCCACCGTGGCGCATATGTTTTCAACCCTCCAGGGCCCGACATGAACAATCCCATCGTTCAGGGCTTTGTGCCCCAGCCTGTTCAGCAGATGCCGTTGCGTATTGTcgacaccccctccagcaacCCGGAGCTGTTTGCCAGGAAACAACGACTCCTGAAGCAGCCGCCAGTCGCTGCCCCTAATCCGGGGATGCTTGTAAGAGCTTGTCTACCACCTGGTAAGCACTTGTTAGGATTGTTCATGGTATTTTTCGACTCTAACATTGGTTTCCAGGAGCTTTGGATGGGCCCAACATCTACGAGCGTTGTCTCTTGTCGCTTCGGTCAGGCATCCGGTCAGAACAGGCGTTTGGCTGTCATCATCTCCTCAAAATCTCACACGAGCGTGGTGATAAATACAAGTTCTCTCAGTTCTGTGGCCTCGCTGAGGGCTTGACGGAGCTTGCTCTTAGTATTGGTGGCATGATTTACCATGTCAACTGGACAGTTTCCTACGACCCCGATTCCGACAACACCGACATTGGTGAGCTGGATGGTCTCGAGGGCACCCCAGATATCCTGGAACGAATTGCCCAGCTCAAGCGTCGGAAGGATGTCGACGACAACATTCTTCCCGCCGAATTCCGCGACCAGCTCACGctggttttggaggcgaCACAGACCATCCGCAACATGGTCAACATGCCGGACAATGCCTACTTTATGTCCGAGTACCCTCCAGTCAAGGACCTCCTCTGCGTCATTCTCAATTTGCCAGAACTGGAGTGCGTCGTGGAGTTGAAGCATCTCGCTCTCGAAATCGCCGAATCGATTCTCCCTTACCTTGTCCTGAGATCAGACGACCCTCTGTATCAGTCACTACTTGCGAAACTCGAGTCGGACGATCGGGGTGTGATATTGACTGCCCTGAAGGCGCTCAACAAAATCGCACTAAATCACCCAATCGAGACGAACAGACTCGGCAATGTCCCTCCTTCGGTCCTCCAGCGTATCATGGACTGGCTTCTCCTCAACGACGAGGACCTGCTGGACATTACCACCGATTTCCTCTACCAGTACACAGCCGTAGTCGAGAACCTTGACACGATGCTCAAGTACATCAAGATAGAGCATCTCGTCACGCACCTCGTCCGACTGCTCTCCCACGGCGCCAAGCGATCAATGCGGGAGCTGATTGTCAGCGAGGCGCGTCTTGCCTACGACCCCCCCAACGAGACGGTCGTTCCTACACCGAAGGACCTGTTGGAGAAGCTTCTTGCCATTGAAGAACCGGAGCGTTGCTACGCCTGGATCCGGTGTTTCTTTGAGGAAGACCCCGactccaacatcacccagCTTGCGATCTGGCAGGCGTACAACACGGAATTCCTCGAACCCCTCAAGCGGAAGGGCCGTAGTATGATCAGCGCGCCAGAATTTATCAAGAGCATCACGAGCGTTTATGAATCGGCCGGGGCCCAGATTGTGCACGAGCAGGGGCCGGGAGGGCAGTCTCAGCAGAAGTACCTGATTAGGGGCATCAGGCCAAGACGGTACCCCATCAGCCCAGACGGGAGGGGGTATTTCCAGTGTCAACTTCCTGCTCCTCATGGCAAACCCCCCGGGGGAGCCAAATGCGGCGCATGGAATCTCACAGCAGAGAAGATGTGGGATCACATTGTTGCCGAACATTTAGGTGACAGCGTCTCCCGCACTGAAGATGGGAAGTTGGTCAACAAGGAAGGGATGTTTTCCTGCGCTTGGAACAACTGCCAGAAATTCCCCCGCCCCACAGAGATGTTCCTCGTTCAGTACATGGCTCACCTCAAAACCCACCTCCGCAGCGAGGAGATCCGACACGCGGCCAAGCCATCGGAGATTTCTCCTTTGGCCCCCCTaccgcccccccctccgtCCCCGACCTCGACCACTAACAGATCCAGGAGTGGGAGTTtctcttcgtcttcctcaaAGTCGAGGGTTGTCAGGCCGGCGAAGACGGTAACGATCACGATTGAGGAGACGGCGAGCGCGAGGGATGAACGGAACCCGAACGCGCCGGCGCAGGCGGCAGGAGTGCCGCTTAGCGCGGTTTTGATTCTGAGGAATATTGCGCAGTATGTCCCGAggacggaggcggaggcggagttgaggaggaggaagaatgagggggaggagggtgaaggttg
This window encodes:
- a CDS encoding hypothetical protein (BUSCO:EOG09264NEF; COG:O; EggNog:ENOG503P2R6), which gives rise to MRSTLSRLFFTLSHLTRTSAPLRNTCSLRSGPPPLRSSMPVIPSFLASLFGTTAASNMSSSSSYPDQRTPDQWRAVLNKEQFRILREKGTEPPGSGKFDKHYPTTGVYTCAGCHAPLYKASHKFSSGCGWPAYFDSIPGAVTRHEDRAFGMLRTEIVCSNCGGHLGHVFKGEGFPTPTDERHCVNSVSLSFSPDDEPVKKKEQEETKEREDKSKV
- a CDS encoding hypothetical protein (EggNog:ENOG503PY6B), which gives rise to MPAAKPTPQPRRPIRRFELQDVRFNGRSSFYKDPQLVLKPQLDLVPRRPVDGSRLRMPLWRNYLMVHVKDRAEELVKLDLADFRPSEEPTDNGAPEQFIRRAQHEPVLYVRYPSNNQDGSSILRATLKVASDFETVLKEFDDLGINVDCYQEELPQDQSYSWSQPYSQSQNVYYHPTPNAMSPPLPPRSSPYSSSNHSHPYSSSPPYSIAPNSPYHYPNAAPDQLTYERSASQPVGYPGGYQSQGQWSPPVMPSPAATTIGIPGVLGAGIYKVSKLGSFSSSRSRSRKSQPSRGGHGSAPGKHLDDNHQTTQSPSSGISSPHPLPDSSYSVSVPRRLLQRVQTIISESESQENISQASTLTSDYEDPSSRPFGGLRIPEEEEAGEASSQQTAITTVASTRSATSTAMVPAHPNTSTEIVPYRQAQQKHTPPDSGKINMQALLRISQIQQEGLVDATRLWEDMMEKGRNAIAGVDDPEEAFRVLSGFQEEFIRRWTRVVASTVREMRDVENKSAM
- the RSC9 gene encoding Chromatin structure-remodeling complex protein rsc9 (BUSCO:EOG09260WUA; EggNog:ENOG503NX9I; COG:K) produces the protein MAPTKPIVEHTVDRTPEYEKFLEELRDFHEKRGTHLDPEPKMGNLSVDLYKLFNYIVQNGGYDKVSDEKLMWRKMCEGLGLMRHNAPADAYTLKQIFYKNLAAFEIKKIHNKEPPPPEILEFTTAKGGSLLTRTLENFVAKGRNDREDSEDGSTPGRERPVAETPASGRASRGLREAPAPRVIFHPDTNSSRQTRHASGAQQIGTPSSNSHSHNNSAIAQNPGNSHRGAYVFNPPGPDMNNPIVQGFVPQPVQQMPLRIVDTPSSNPELFARKQRLLKQPPVAAPNPGMLVRACLPPGALDGPNIYERCLLSLRSGIRSEQAFGCHHLLKISHERGDKYKFSQFCGLAEGLTELALSIGGMIYHVNWTVSYDPDSDNTDIGELDGLEGTPDILERIAQLKRRKDVDDNILPAEFRDQLTLVLEATQTIRNMVNMPDNAYFMSEYPPVKDLLCVILNLPELECVVELKHLALEIAESILPYLVLRSDDPLYQSLLAKLESDDRGVILTALKALNKIALNHPIETNRLGNVPPSVLQRIMDWLLLNDEDLLDITTDFLYQYTAVVENLDTMLKYIKIEHLVTHLVRLLSHGAKRSMRELIVSEARLAYDPPNETVVPTPKDLLEKLLAIEEPERCYAWIRCFFEEDPDSNITQLAIWQAYNTEFLEPLKRKGRSMISAPEFIKSITSVYESAGAQIVHEQGPGGQSQQKYLIRGIRPRRYPISPDGRGYFQCQLPAPHGKPPGGAKCGAWNLTAEKMWDHIVAEHLGDSVSRTEDGKLVNKEGMFSCAWNNCQKFPRPTEMFLVQYMAHLKTHLRSEEIRHAAKPSEISPLAPLPPPPPSPTSTTNRSRSGSFSSSSSKSRVVRPAKTVTITIEETASARDERNPNAPAQAAGVPLSAVLILRNIAQYVPRTEAEAELRRRKNEGEEGEGWNEILFRPVMGRLWEVFTENRLLTPHLAGLFGLLEERQQVRRFVVEE